The Quercus robur chromosome 3, dhQueRobu3.1, whole genome shotgun sequence DNA segment TTGATTTTCTATAATTTgttgaagataattttttttcctaaaaattaaacaatttctaaaattatttttcatctttccaTCCCTActaatatatcattctattatttttggtGTAGTGTTTGTTTGATATGCTTTCTTAATCAGCAGTTCcatattatttgaaattatgttaTAGTGAGCTAtgtttctcctttttttttctctacaactaaacaataataatagaaattacataagaaatcaagttagaaatttttaaaatatcttttttaacATTACATTTAACCTTATTTATTATGCAAATCATCAACCAGTAAATATAAGATAATGGTAACAAACGTTACAAATGAGAtcattaaaaaatgataaaactaatTAGCCACTACCTCGCATCTAAAGAAGTAgaatatatagagtttaatTTAAGATATATGTAAagattcacattaaaaaaaaagtatatgtaaaggagagaaaatataaataatcaatggtaaaatcaaataattgataGACACATTCAAATGCATAGCCaatattgtgttttgatataaattcaaattctgactTCCAAAATAGTTAAGtattaactcaaacaaaaatcaaaccaaagttATAAAGGGGAGAGAGACTACTTGTATTAgggaactaaaaaatacaacaccaaaTTGTATTAATCTAAAatagagttataaaaaaaacacaatgttTCATTGACCTAAGGTAGAGTtgcaagaaataataaaaaatcaagaaagagaataatcattttttcaagagagaatgtgagagaTTTTTGGGGTCAAATTTAATgcaattggctaatcctttgacgaaatgcactttacttataattgggtagatctaagttgggtttaatacataaagaaatatgttgttcaagCATATCAAGTGTTTGTATTAAAAGATatgaagattgatccaagaaacaaatgaagaaaagctgttcattaagtctcgacagATAACTCAACAGATGACTGCTATCGAGACTTAATatgaagctcgatagatggctcaACATTCCTCAATTtatcgagaattacgatttTAGAATTTCCAGTTCTAAAATTCGGCTCaagcttatgtatttgtttagggtttcttttttcacaaccctagatatgtataaggcttattttaagagccgtcacaCACGGATACAGAGATCAAGAGATTTATTTTTGTCTATGAGAAGTTACTATGTTTGTacgccgtagggttttgtaagcaagtgcttcctgatcttcattgttgatgaagtgaagaactttgcagccaacaacatcaTTCAAGTTGTtagagttagtcatgtactaggatccgcgcaaaGGTTTagtcacagattggagatttatgcatcaagggaaagaaggctactctaagttcaagttcaattgggtattgaagcaaaggttcaactgtaggttggtattttgggataggcgtgggtagtggtaagattccttatacttgtaaacgcttgattgttgattagtagattcttgggaatagtgaccttaaaatcacccggtgtgATTTTTTCTTTGCGAAAGGTTTTTcctatttgtcaacaaatcaccgtgtcaatttaatttttgctgcatttagttttattggtgatttgttggtgcctccacaatttgcatgcaatttaaccaaattaatcaacttggataattgaattaattaaccggggtcaAGCCATCTTAACCCAAcagagataataaaaaatttatagaaattaaattagatgagaagaaaaagagttaaaagatatggtaataaacaccaaattattatagtcatgctatgtaatagaataacacTATTGTAATAGAATAACACTATTGTAAAATACAAGGCAAACACCAaattattttgtgttggctttaattctgtgccaaatttgattgtaattatgttcaatcatgtttaccctgtattttatgtgggattttattgtaagggttgtgtgtgagagaaagtgtgaagactcaagctctTATTGAAGACCAAGTGGATTTCACGAGAAGATTCACGAGAAGCTATATTGCGAAGTGAGCCATGTGCAGAGCatatgactggaatgcgaagagtcatgacAGCTGGTTTTCGCGAGTAATTCACAGTTAAGGCCTTCATgcgaaacattttgttttgctattttgtaaTATGTGCTCTACCATGTCTTCACCCACACTATTTATACTCTCATTACCCACATAATGTAaggagtgcttttcagagagaaaaccctagaatttaTCCTTGAGAGATTGAGATTGTCGTActcacaatcatctacacaatCCTTTGTAGTTTTCCTTTACTCCTACCTCTTCATATCCATATCCTTAAGAGGTTGATAGcctaaacacttaccacacccaatctgagtgtaaagtgaggtttcGGTGCTGCtggaaagcattggaagaagccaagcaTTGGCAGATGCAATTGGGCTAAATTGCGtgatccggaaagctagagaagacagtGCTTTGTCAAGttagttggtagcaggagcgtacatggggtagactaggcttggaaggtattttgttattcgtgtactccaacttattctctagtggatcgatttaccgcttggagggagGCGAAGAGGGCTTTcgctgagttcttcggtttcctcttcgataacacgtctcggtgttatcttgtgtttgcatccttcttccctactcttttagctttcattttattgttgatatttgatgaatatggcttagagtagttttattgtttgtctgctcgcatttactcttattccgcacttaatttaagttagagtaaaaataACCGAGCCGTAACTTttaattaggggtctaaacaagttcttgtgttttcacacaatttCGAGCTTTCAACTATATTTGTATATACTaactttataatgcaataggataacatctatgaaataaaagaaaagaaaaaagataacaacttaaaaaacacaaaactaaatcacatcaactcaaagtagagttctaaagaacacaaaatttaatcaacctaaaatagagatgcaagataaaagaatccaccaaaaaatgaaaaaagaaaaaaaaagaaaaaaaagaacagagagagagagtattttcataagattacaatttttattttattcatgatGATAACAATTTAGTATGCGCGTTCATTTGGTCACCATTCAAGTTTACAAATTATGATTGCTGCTTGTTAAATTATCACAGAAGTTGTATTTTTCGTTTGTCTACTATGACCCGTATCATGAGATTCAACTCTGGCATTTTTGCAACTCTTTGTGGATAGGGGAAATAGCTCTAATCAGATATCATCACTTTTCTTggctttattgttttatttatttaaatgttatGGTTCACGTCATGTTAActaactttttataaaaaaaaaaaaaatctagtgcTTTATGTTAGATTAACATATGTGaaatatcccataaaaaaaaaaaaaactaatatgaaaTAATCATTAGATAATGTTGTTTAAGCATTATTTCATTAAAAGCATAAGATAGAAAGTTATTGAGGGTGCACAAAATTACATAAAAGtaacattttaaaaaactgGAAGGATGGAAAAAGAATTTTTGGTATATTAGGGAGATGAAAACCAAACTTCCCACAAGAacgaaaatgatatttttgcctAAACAATAGGATTATACTTTCATGATATCTCGTTTGATTCAATTCTAACCCTCAGGATCGAGCAATCATTttaaagagaattgaaatatcTAAATTGTGGTCCAATATTTACTTTGATTGGAGAGTTAGTTCTTCTCATTAAGTTGGTCAAACCTAGATAAAACTTAGTCAAACGCCaaatttgcaataaaattttcctGGTTTTGCCTAATTTGTCCCATTCTCTCCGATTCAATACATTTGAACATAATTGGTTCCTTTGGTTGGCCTTCTATATAGAAATTAAATAGAGCCTAAGCACTACATTTCCAGACTTAAGCATGGATAAATCCATTGCCGAGCCTACTAACAATCCTCTGAtgtagtttctttcttttctcaaatgTCTATGGATCAAGGTACCCTTCTTTATTAGATTGGGTTACTCCGCTGGATTTATTAAAAGGCCGATACCTATAACCTACTTTTTAAAGTAGATAAATCCCTCTAGCGATTGACCCAATCATTTGAAACTGGGTTGAACCAGATCAGCTGGGTTGGTCATGTTTAAATGGTTAGGGACTAGGCCTATATCCTCTAATGACTAATGTACTTGATATCTTTAACATAAATAGGTTAGAGGCTTGACAAAAGCTCCTCACGAGTTAACCTAATGGCATGAAGAagtctcccccccccccccccccccccccccccgccgccgccgccgccgccgccgtcCTCTTAGGTCACTTCAATAGAACACTAATAAGTgttgtcttttcctttttaaaattatatagcatataattcatttattatatccCTTACTTGAATTCCTTGATatagaaattttcttttccttcttcaatttctttagaaTGTGATTCCTTTAGTATATCTCTTACTTGAATTGCTTAACACAATATGTTCCTAACTCTTGTACTTCCTTCTTACTATTTTAACTTTAAGTCActtccactttttattttttatttttatattcttttgtaGATGTATACATTAATTGGAGAGAtcactaataataatttttcttttccttatttaAATTCTTTAGTATACATAGTTCCTTTATTATATCCCCTTACTTGAATTTCTtgatataagatttttttttcttttttaattctttagaacatAGTTGCTTTTAGTATATCCCTTACTttacttgaaaataaaaaagcatatcACTTACTTGAACTCCTTAACATAATGTGCCGGTTTGGTTTGGACGTTTTACTGCGTTCAGCATTTGCGTTTTGGGCATGGGACACACACTACAGTAAATGCgtccttcttcctttttttttttttttttttgtttgtttgtttgtttgtttgtttgttttcacgCGTTTCAGAGTgatgcggctactgttcatgcactgttgcATGAATAGTAATCGTAAATGTTGACTTTTCTATGAAGAACAGTgatttgtgcactgttcacgaacccacaaatttcacttttcagcaatttttttattaaaaatgggtctcacggtattattcatacatttaaaaaatattttgttacagtgttttcaatttcagcaaaaataagctcaatccaaacagacccaatATGTTCCTAGCTTGTACTTCATTCTTACTATTTTAAGGTACTTTTaccttttgattttgatttatattCTTTAgaacacaacacacacacacacacacacacacacaacattgatatttggtggtggggaatttgaattttgaacactAGATGACTATTGAAAatatcactaataaaaaattttcatttcccttATTAAATTCTTTAGTACATAGTTCCTTTATTATATCTCTTACTTGAATTCCTTGatataagaattttatttttatttttatattgtttagAACATAGTTTTTAGTAGGTTCTAGACTTCTAGTTAGTTCAATCCGTAAaatctcttatcatcaaataaaagatCTAGTATTCAAACTCCGCATATACTacaaactgattggtgtcttggccTAATGATAAGGAACAATAATCATAGAGGGGACACTATAAGTTGAATTCTAtcatatctattaaaaaaaaaaaacattgctCCTTTAGTATATTCCTTACTTGAAttctttaatataatatattcctAGCTTATACTTCCTTCTTACTATTTTAGGTCATTTCTAATAAAGAAATCGATAATTAATAGTTCAATGATTTGAAGCATAAATGTCTCTATtaaaaggacaaaacttaggtacaatacttagaTGTTGTTTCTTAGGTTCCCCTTTTAAGATTTAGTCATGTggcttttttctcatgggatggaaGTATATTTTTAGAAGTACAGCCACATAACTGAATATTAAGCGAGCaacttaaaaaataacacataaataTTATACCTAAGTTTTTGCCTATATTAAAATATCAGAAGATACTAATTGAACTTTAAAGCTCTTGACATATTCTTTATTAGTACATAATTCCTTTATTACATCCCCTTACTTGAATTTCTTAATATAATAAGTTTCTTGCTTGTACGTTATTCGCATAAGTTACTTGATCATAACACTAacaagaatttttcttttcctttctcgaTGCCTTAATATAGCATGATTCTAGCTTGTACTTCTTTATTACTAAACTATTGTCAATAAATTTAAACCGTTTCCTTAGATAATATACAGATGGTAAGGAAGGTTGGAATACCAACAAGCTTGCGCTAGCGgaacaaaatcatatttattcAAGTAAGAgctcttgttcttttattttgtttatctttattcttttcttGCATAGAGCTTTCAATTGGAGATAAACTGCAAAATACtgttagattatttatttatttattttttttttcaatagtaaAATTGGTTGTCAGCCTAGCAATTCTTCATGAGTCGTTTGTTCCGAACCCAATCAAATGTTTGATACCAAAGATGCCCACTACGCAAGTAGATGCCCATTTTAATTGCCTACTAGTTTGTAATGCCTATATGCTAATGGAcacataaaaaaacaattaatatataCTCAATCATCGttgttatttttcttctttttaattcgATTGTTGGAAGAACAAGTGTACTTGTTCGAACCCTAAGTGTCCCCATTAAAACTATCAATTGAGCTATAAGACTCTTGGCATTATTTTAGCTTTTGtggaaatgaaaaaataaaattaaaaagtaacattttattgaaaaaggaAATTCAGGTTCTTGGGTCAGATTGACTGTCAAGTGattgttgaatattttgtatatccAAACTGGTTGTAATACAAATTTGATCCCAATTTAGAAGTggaagaatattttttattccaacTATGTAAGTGAAAAAGTGTTATTATATCTTTAGTAGTTGAAGAAGGTGGGGACTGGGGAGAGTGTtctacaaaagaaattttttttccattaaatcaaataaaaataaaataacatatggCCAAAGTTGTGTGCATTCTTTTAGGTCCAATACATtaggttttttaattaaatttaaatatattgttgtattaattttaattatccttgaaaaatataatattggtTGTACTTTATTGGTTAATGCAAACATATGTTtaatcaacaacaacaaaagacaATAATGAcgttttttgaatttaattggaaaacttttttttttagaaagaactTAATTGGGAAACCTAACATATAACGTTGAAGAAACTTTACCTACGTTTTGCCTATAAGtaataaataagttaaatatATGATTAATTCTATGCTCAGATTTGTCTAACTGCAACATAATTAAGTTCTCAAGTTATACAGGGATTAGTGATTACTAATCTAATTGGAATTTGAGAATTTGATTTGAACGCTTAATGATCACAGTTTCTATTCAGCGTCCAATGGTAAATTCCTGGCATGGCCTCAATAGTGCCAGAACGCTTTTGCAGTCTCAATAAGAGATGGGCCACGAGCAATATAGGTCTGAAGAGAACCATAAAGAAAGTAATTAAATACAAAACCCCTTGCATGCTAGTTTTATATGTTAGTCATTGACAAATCAATCCGCAAATTCATCGAGGCTTTGCATGCATGTTGGTTAACAGAAAGGCTGTTTATCGCAAAAAGATACTGGTTTCTATATAGTTTATAAGAAAATTAACTTCTAGGAAAGTCAaggctttttaaattttactatttagtctTTTTGCTAGCTGCCCACATAATTTGTGAACATGTCACATTAAATCCTAATAGAATCTAAATAATCTGACCAAGATATAAATCCATAATATGATATTATAAGATTTATTGATTAGCTGATTGCCATATATTTATTAATGTTAAAGTTATCTTTAGGAAAAGACGTCACTCTTGAGATTCAAGAATCAGCTTGCAGCAATGGACGCTGAACTTTTCAATTCTGCAATTTCTGGGAATGAAATTAGCTTTGCTTCAAATCCCGAGCAGTTGACAGCGGGGAGGAACTCTGTTCTTCACGTGGCAGCAAAATCTGGAAATGTGCACGTCATGGAGAAGGTCCTTGATTGGAAACCACCACTTTTGTATATGACAAATTCCAAAGGAAACACTGCACTACATATTACAGCAAGCTTAGGGCATTATAACTCGACAAAGCTGCTAATAACTTTTGCAAAAGGCCAAGAAGTTGAAATGAAAATGGAGCTACTAAGGAATCAAAATCTGGAGCAGAATACAGCACTGCATGAGGCTATAAGATATGATCATTACAACATTGTGGAGTTACTAATTCAGGAAGACCCAGGGTTGACTTTGATTACAAATAATGCTGGGGAATCCCCTCTCTTCCTAGCAGTGGATcgaagattttataaaattgctCTTCACATCATAGATACGCCAGGGGATCACCTCCCTTCCTATAAGGGAAGAAAAAGCAAGAATGTCTTGCATGCAGCTGTCATTAATCGCGCAAAAAGTGGTAATTATCTTGAACTAAATCTTTTGAAGTTTTctattccttttttgttttttagatgaGCTCTACTAAATTTAGCCAAAGAAGTTTAGGCTGATTATACTTATTATCTTATACAACATATATGACATACAAGCAGAATTTTCTGTGCTCAGCAATCCACTCTATGTTCTAACATTACTCCCTACCACTCAATATACAAATTTTGCATAGCATGAAATCTTCTATTGAATAAAGAAATGGAAATTATTCAACTGATTAGCTTAAGTGTAGCACTTTCTATATGTCCTATTGAGAACAATTTGGTATGCCTATGTTAGGTTTTAAATATTTAGTCTTAAAtgtttaggttctaaatatgggtatgttggcaaaccgagaacaaaaacTTTTCTAGGATTAAATCTTAGGGTTTTTGAAGTGTTTTATACCTTGCTCAAGTTTATACAAGTCaaaattcaagaacatacaagctacaAAAAGGAGaattcaaaaactaaagagcttgatcgatcgaaagagAGCTTCAACTGATTGAACTGCGATTTTGTAGATTTTTAAATTAGGCCTAACAGTTCGCGAAACGTTTAGGTTTTGAGTCCAACACTGCtagatataaaaggaaaatcctAATACACATTTTTCAAGTCTTAAGAGTTACTCCTGTGAAATATGTGAGGTTCTATAACCTTCTAACTCTACAAGCACCTACTAGAGATCAAATTCACATTGCTAGTACCCATCgcagataatttttttaatatttttaattatttttaattttaaatatctaCTGAAAATATCATTATGgatcagatttttccttttaaaaaaaatataataaagagatagaagaatagaaaaataaattaaatatgatcAAATAGAGTCTCTTCTTAATTTCTTactagaaatattaaaaatacaaCAAAGTATTTAATtggaaatatcacaaatgaacaagaaattcatcaaaaagagtttgaagataatgagataatataataaattcataACAATGAATTATAACAATTTTGAAACATGTGGGGTAATTCTACTGTACCCCCTTACCCCCTTTTGGGGAATACGGTAGCCACTAGTAGGCAACCTGTCATACGAACACAAATGTAAATGATTATATTTGTACATTTAATTTCCATTCTCTTGGTGCCAGGATTCAACAGTGCAAGCTTTACCAATCACACCCAAGTTTCCAGAAATACTACCTACAATTTATTGTCCAGCCATGAAAtagatactaaaaaaaaaattctgctgATTTTCTAAAGTTTATCTACTAGTAGTAACTCAAAATCTACTTTGTCTATGATACCTCATCTCAAATGCATTCATATCAATTTGCACAAAATTTAGGTTGCAATTCATAATTGTAACATGTATCAATTGTGTTTGACAAATAACCCATATATAAATTAGTGACCACAGAGCTATTTCTACAGTACAGatgcaaaaaacaaaacccaaatcagcaaaagaaaccaaaaccCAGAATTAAGCGATTACAACAGAAGATGAAAGGAACccatatatgaaaataaataaataaataaaatagagtgaaagaagagagagaaccTGGGCGAAGTCGATAATGAAGTGCCTGAAATTGGGATGCAAGCTAGCCTCCTTCTTAAGCCGATTGGCAATGGGTTTATAAATGGTTTTGAGAGCGAGGGTTCCCAACTTCACCACTGGGTTCTTTGGAAAACACCCAAAGAACCCACCATGGAATCCCACTGAAATTGAACCCACATGCAAACCCAAACAATACAAACATCAATAACAGAGAAGTGATAAAGAACTGGGGGGAGGAAAAAGAATCGGACAACGCGTAAGGAAAAAAACTGATAGAAGACCAtcagaattttattttattttgtttatatacgCTGACTTGCTTTAACCAGTGACCGGtatctaataaaattaaattaacggTCAAGATCATAACAACATTAAGTTGATGGTTCAGATttagtagggtttttttttttggagtgagACTCTGATAATagctttttattatcagaccaagatacaaattagtttttggtgtaggcgaagATTGAACtgcagatctcttatacaactatcaagactttaccagttgagttaactggaactcacAAGTTCAAATTTAGCTGGAtactttactaaaaaaaaaatattaccgTAGAATGACCCTGAAACATGTATTATAACAAATCTTGATTACATAAAGAACAtagaccttttttttgttgttcaaaTACATTTATTGCTTTTTGAACTTTACTCAGTACTTCTTATAGTTGTTTTAATATAtgctttttaaagaaaaaaaaatttaaaaatgaaaaaaatcataattgagATTGATAGTGTCCCAAGAATTTAAGTGGAttagttatattttcaaatgaaaaGGAGATGGTAACAAAacctaaatacaaaaaacaaatttgaaaatttgcatCTCAAAAGTAAGAAGaatgtaatttttaaattaaaaattatattcaagaaagttatataaattttatttaattaaattattctttcactttcaaattataattttttttaaattctttcttatatttattgaatCGTTATAAAATTATATCCCGAATATATTTTGCCATGcacaatttcaattttcatgtgcagaattatttttttgatcagTAATTGTATATCAATTTGTGTTCGTAGTATAAAAATAAGCTGGATTCTACAGAAAAGCAATTAATATCGTCTAGTGAAATTGACACCAAGGTTATATCCCTATCCTATCAATAAAAAGggaatgtaaaatataaaaaagttttacCCTATGAAATCTGGTGTCTTGATGAATTgaaaagattctaaaaaaaatcaccgCACATCCTTGGTGCgatgatcactccacaagtataagtacttgtgggaTGTGGGGGCAAGGGACGtgattcaagtctccaagagggagcttcacacatatatacacttagactaggttagagtagaattctatttgttaaaaaaaaaaaaaaaaaaaaatattttcaactaTTCATCATCAACACATGCTATCTTTAACTAACTCGTAACAACAtgatttttcctctctctttataGATTTTGTGCACAAGATGTTGGAAAATTTTCCAGATGCAAGTTTGGAAGCGGATGACTCTGGCTGGATTCCTCTTCATTATGCTGCACATTTTGGCAATGTAGATGTTGTCGaacaatttttgcaaaaaaataattccatTGCTTACAAAAAGGACAATGAAGGGATGTGTGCTCTCCACATTTCGGCTAGGGAAGGAAATGAGGGTGTAATGAGAACAATCATTAAAATATGTCCAGATACTTGTGAATTGTTGGACGACAAACATAGGACAGCTCTTCATCTTGCTGTGGAAAGTGGAAGGATAAATGCGGTGAAACTTTTCCTAGAGA contains these protein-coding regions:
- the LOC126719396 gene encoding uncharacterized protein LOC126719396, producing MDAELFNSAISGNEISFASNPEQLTAGRNSVLHVAAKSGNVHVMEKVLDWKPPLLYMTNSKGNTALHITASLGHYNSTKLLITFAKGQEVEMKMELLRNQNLEQNTALHEAIRYDHYNIVELLIQEDPGLTLITNNAGESPLFLAVDRRFYKIALHIIDTPGDHLPSYKGRKSKNVLHAAVINRAKSGNYLELNLLKFSIPFLFFNFVHKMLENFPDASLEADDSGWIPLHYAAHFGNVDVVEQFLQKNNSIAYKKDNEGMCALHISAREGNEGVMRTIIKICPDTCELLDDKHRTALHLAVESGRINAVKLFLETVAFQDLINEQDKKGNTPLHLAALHLDTYSRVLLSIVLLSPAPSYVHYKILKILAHDRRIDKWTRNEEGMTTAHIIQSNNQLLWFQKGVLRMKGLMDCCLSQAMVVDRVRARAEALEDEPGELKAWKAV